From Musa acuminata AAA Group cultivar baxijiao unplaced genomic scaffold, Cavendish_Baxijiao_AAA HiC_scaffold_412, whole genome shotgun sequence, a single genomic window includes:
- the LOC135658724 gene encoding AUGMIN subunit 6-like, which yields MTCKFSSAQIEKVSGSPTLKLPHLFNLTPNSSGKGNQAPKQHPVGSQTNQETLPAPKTVSPPFTIDEDGEAQETDDYYAHNIRRSVREAALSSSSSNSELLQERSSDDGSEHFFIPLSTTDAASQKEIDYVPNWRNQQLVFSSPPEDQAPMNMTDLSCNANSQQSFIPDMLNRLNGLKENKNLARLFQPSTEKIQRTHPEANNTLDQVFSPPLLLESSFFQDAYEDLLAPLSETDAALMEH from the exons atgacttgtaaattcTCCTCTGCTCAGATTGAGAAAGTCTCCGGTAGTCCAACTTTGAAACTCCCTCATTTATTCAATCTAACTCCAAATTCATCGGGGAAAGGCAACCAAGCACCAAAGCAGCATCCTGTAGGTAGTCAAACCAATCAGGAAACTTTGCCAGCCCCAAAAACAGTTTCACCTCCATTTACAATTGATGAAGATGGTGAAGCACAAG AGACTGATGATTATTATGCTCACAACATTCGTCGTTCTGTTCGTGAAGCTGCACTATCAAGCTCATCAAGCAACTCAGAATTGTTGCAGGAAAGAAGCAGTGATGATGGTTCTGAACACTTCTTTATACCTCTATCAACAACAGATGCTGCTTCTCAGAAAGAAATCGACTATGTTCCTAACTGGAGAAATCAACAACTGGTTTTCTCCTCACCACCAGAAGATCAGGCCCCGATGAACATGACAGATCTTTCCTGTAATGCCAATAGCCAGCAAAGCTTCATTCCAGATATGTTAAATAGATTGAATGGACTGAAGGAGAACAAAAACCTGGCCAGGCTGTTCCAACCATCCACTGAAAAAATACAAAGAACGCATCCTGAAGCTAACAACACTCTGGATCAAGTTTTCTCACCTCCATTGTTACTGGAATCATCATTCTTCCAAGATGCATACGAGGACTTGCTTG CACCATTATCTGAAACTGATGCTGCTCTCATGGAACACTAG